The following proteins are co-located in the Phragmites australis chromosome 10, lpPhrAust1.1, whole genome shotgun sequence genome:
- the LOC133931334 gene encoding AT-hook motif nuclear-localized protein 18-like: MFTITTRPVNADAGEVAGCAAPRVNRSTPGRNQTCQRETWPAAAAANLPETTWAPLPPPPPIYAFVLTLPPARRRPESTRPPPLAATHRSNTCSAAAKNSWGLEVAWLMDPIAAAAHGGGHHFAPPAPFHPFGHFPGQHPAFQHFQEQHQQLMGGGGVPAKHELVDDSNTINSAGSNGSGEGGGSEQHVGAGAQQQAAGEEQPPLVMRRPRGRPAGSKNKPKPPVIITRDSASALRAHVLEVAAGCDVVDSVAGFARRRQVGVCVLSGAGAVASVSIRQPGAGPGAVVNLAGRFEILSLCGSFLPPPAPQSATGLTVYLSGGQAEIVGGTVAGALVASGPVVIVAACFGNAAYERLPLDDDEPPQGLAGQSSSSPPPPLPLAAHPLQQPSLADQLPHNLMNGLQLPGDAYGWAGPSGSAGRVAPY, translated from the coding sequence ATGTTTACAATAACGACACGACCGGTTAACGCCGACGCAGGAGAGGTGGCTGGCTGTGCGGCCCCGAGGGTCAACAGGAGCACTCCCGGGCGCAATCAGACATGTCAGCGAGAGACGtggccagcagcagcagcagccaaccTCCCGGAAACCACGTGGGCCCCGCTCCCGCCCCCGCCACCAATCTACGCGTTTGTCTTAACCCTTCCCCCCGCGCGTCGTCGGCCCGAGAGCACCAGACCACCACCTCTCGCCGCGACGCACCGGTCGAACACTTGCTCGGCGGCGGCCAAGAACTCGTGGGGATTGGAGGTCGCGTGGCTGATGGATCCCATCGCGGCGGCAGCGCACGGCGGAGGGCACCACTTCGCGCCGCCGGCGCCGTTCCACCCGTTCGGCCACTTCCCGGGCCAGCACCCGGCGTTCCAGCATTTCCAGGAGCAGCATCAGCAGCTGATGGGCGGAGGAGGTGTGCCCGCGAAGCATGAGCTCGTTGACGACAGCAACACCATCAACAGCGCGGGGAGCAACGGCAGCGGCGAGGGCGGAGGCTCGGAGCAGCATGTGGGGGCGGGGGCGCAGCAGCAGGCGGCGGGCGAGGAGCAGCCTCCGTTGGTGATGCGTCGGCCAAGGGGCCGCCCGGCGGGGTCCAAGAACAAGCCAAAGCCGCCGGTGATCATCACGCGGGACAGCGCGAGCGCGCTGCGCGCGCACGTCCTGGAGGTCGCCGCGGGCTGCGACGTCGTCGACAGCGTGGCGGGGTTCGCTCGCAGGCGCCAGGTCGGCGTCTGCGTGCtcagcggcgccggcgccgtcgccAGCGTCTCCATCCGGCAGCCCGGAGCAGGGCCCGGCGCCGTCGTCAACCTCGCCGGGCGCTTCGAGATCCTCTCGCTCTGCGGAtccttcctcccgccgcctgCCCCTCAGTCCGCCACCGGTCTCACGGTCTACCTTTCCGGCGGCCAGGCCGAGATCGTCGGCGGAACGGTCGCCGGCGCGCTCGTTGCCTCCGGGCCTGTCGTCATCGTTGCCGCCTGCTTCGGCAACGCCGCGTACGAGCGCCTCCCTCTCGACGACGACGAGCCGCCGCAGGGCCTGGCCGGGCAgtcttcctcctctccgccgccgccgctgccattgGCCGCACATCCTCTCCAGCAGCCGTCTCTCGCCGACCAGCTCCCTCACAACCTCATGAACGGCCTCCAGCTTCCCGGCGACGCCTACGGGTGGGCCGGCCCCAGCGGCAGCGCCGGACGCGTGGCACCGTACTGA